Proteins encoded by one window of Martelella endophytica:
- a CDS encoding NADPH-dependent FMN reductase, translated as MFMKLNIIIGSTRPGRVGPTIAKWVDAFAREHGKFEVELVDLEAFGLPLLDEPKHPRMQEYTHEHTKKWSASVASADAFIFVTPEYDYFPPASLINALQALSKEWAYKPAGIVSYGGISGGLRASQELRSLIGTQNAHALPQVVPVPFFPKFIDENGAFTANDEMKAGATGLLDELYKWAGPLASMRAEG; from the coding sequence ATATTCATGAAGCTTAATATCATTATCGGCAGCACCCGCCCCGGTCGGGTCGGGCCCACCATTGCCAAATGGGTTGATGCCTTTGCCCGCGAGCACGGCAAGTTTGAAGTCGAGCTCGTCGATCTCGAAGCCTTCGGCCTGCCGCTTCTCGACGAACCCAAGCATCCGCGCATGCAGGAATATACGCACGAGCATACAAAGAAGTGGAGCGCGAGCGTTGCCTCGGCCGACGCATTCATCTTCGTGACGCCCGAATACGACTACTTCCCGCCGGCCTCGCTGATCAATGCGCTGCAGGCCCTGTCGAAGGAATGGGCCTACAAGCCCGCCGGTATCGTCAGCTATGGCGGCATCTCCGGTGGTCTGCGCGCCTCGCAGGAGCTGCGCTCGCTGATCGGCACCCAGAATGCCCACGCCCTGCCGCAGGTCGTGCCGGTACCCTTCTTCCCGAAATTCATCGATGAGAACGGCGCGTTCACGGCGAATGACGAGATGAAGGCCGGTGCCACCGGTCTGCTGGACGAGCTTTACAAATGGGCGGGCCCGCTCGCCAGCATGCGCGCTGAAGGCTAA
- a CDS encoding alpha/beta hydrolase, with the protein MRSSLQKSTGASASTSAASRPRRHFISYVALALGLAFFAASLTPSLIPRAWPLQGALAGLVMALGYMIGRFCVSLWRGMQFPEARGRRALWLHGLLVGAALALLVFCLAMAAHWQNSVRIRVGMDPEDGATVLGVLAIGLAIFAVLFLIGSGFQLAFDAVRVRLYRVMAPRAANLLGLVIVLGIVFVASRDWVLPSAIDFLDESYETAQDLFETAPPAPDDSFIAGGPGSLVDWAAMGQPGRNFVTGAPSADDIARFTGRPAQRPIRVYVGRSQDDDPHERARIALAELQRLGAFDRRILLVASPTGTGWLDPGAHDTLEFMQDGDVATVAVQYSFLQSPLALIFETTTGLEQASATMEEIYRYWRTLPEDSRPQLYMHGISLGAWSSMYSFNVFQMLDEPVAGALWTGPPFPSDIWRRTVAARNPGSPYVLPEVDQGEVARFSSQFVTPQEQGDAWGRIRIVFLQHASDPIVFFEPGSVFREPEWMREEPAPDVSPDLRFVPVVTQFQLALDMALSKALPAGYGHNYLAHEYIDAWVAISNPPDWSQEQTEALKAICNLGKDTGCKMP; encoded by the coding sequence ATGCGCTCCAGCCTTCAGAAATCAACTGGCGCATCGGCCAGCACATCGGCCGCCTCAAGGCCACGTCGTCATTTCATCAGCTACGTGGCGCTTGCACTCGGGCTTGCCTTCTTCGCCGCCTCGCTGACGCCCTCGCTCATTCCGCGGGCATGGCCGCTGCAGGGCGCACTTGCCGGCCTGGTGATGGCGCTTGGCTACATGATTGGCCGTTTCTGCGTTTCGCTCTGGCGCGGCATGCAGTTTCCTGAAGCAAGGGGCCGCCGGGCTTTGTGGCTGCATGGCCTCCTGGTCGGCGCGGCGCTGGCGCTGCTGGTCTTCTGTCTGGCCATGGCCGCGCACTGGCAGAACTCGGTGCGCATCCGTGTCGGCATGGATCCGGAAGACGGTGCGACCGTGCTCGGCGTGCTGGCGATCGGCCTTGCCATCTTCGCCGTTCTGTTTCTCATCGGTTCCGGCTTCCAGCTCGCCTTCGATGCCGTTCGCGTCCGGCTCTACCGGGTGATGGCGCCGCGGGCAGCCAATCTGCTCGGCCTTGTGATCGTGCTCGGCATCGTCTTCGTTGCTTCCCGCGACTGGGTGCTTCCCTCCGCCATCGATTTCCTCGACGAAAGCTACGAGACCGCGCAGGACCTGTTCGAGACGGCGCCGCCTGCCCCGGATGATTCCTTCATCGCCGGCGGCCCCGGCTCCCTCGTTGACTGGGCCGCCATGGGCCAGCCGGGCCGCAACTTCGTGACCGGTGCACCGTCCGCCGATGATATCGCCCGCTTCACCGGCCGCCCGGCCCAGCGTCCGATCCGCGTCTATGTCGGCCGCTCGCAGGATGACGACCCGCATGAGCGGGCGCGTATCGCGCTCGCGGAACTGCAGCGCCTCGGTGCTTTCGATCGCCGCATCCTGCTGGTCGCAAGCCCCACCGGCACCGGCTGGCTCGATCCCGGTGCCCACGACACGCTCGAATTCATGCAGGACGGCGACGTTGCGACGGTGGCCGTGCAGTACTCGTTCCTGCAGTCGCCGCTGGCGCTGATCTTCGAGACCACGACCGGGCTTGAGCAGGCGAGTGCGACGATGGAGGAGATTTACCGTTACTGGCGGACGTTGCCGGAAGACAGCCGGCCGCAGCTCTACATGCACGGTATCAGCCTCGGCGCATGGTCATCGATGTATTCGTTCAACGTCTTCCAGATGCTGGACGAGCCGGTCGCCGGTGCGCTCTGGACCGGCCCGCCCTTCCCCTCGGACATCTGGCGACGCACGGTTGCGGCGCGCAATCCGGGTTCGCCCTACGTTCTGCCGGAAGTCGACCAGGGCGAGGTGGCACGCTTTTCATCGCAGTTCGTGACCCCGCAGGAACAAGGTGACGCATGGGGTCGAATCCGCATCGTCTTCCTGCAGCATGCCTCCGACCCGATCGTGTTCTTCGAGCCTGGATCGGTGTTCCGCGAGCCGGAATGGATGCGCGAGGAGCCGGCGCCCGACGTTTCGCCGGACCTGCGATTCGTGCCGGTGGTCACCCAGTTCCAGCTTGCCCTCGATATGGCGCTTTCAAAGGCCCTGCCGGCTGGTTACGGCCACAACTATCTGGCGCACGAATATATCGACGCCTGGGTCGCCATCTCCAACCCGCCGGACTGGAGCCAGGAACAAACCGAAGCTTTGAAGGCGATCTGCAATCTTGGAAAGGATACGGGCTGCAAGATGCCCTGA
- a CDS encoding glycosyltransferase family 25 protein, with the protein MPHIKAFVINVASNTYRRDHFMAQAERLGMPVTVFDAVTPQTMDMSELRYDEGRARRFTGRPMMETEKACALSHLSLWRALQRDEIADYYLILEDDAVIARDIAAVLAEIDLAPIDFLKLSGKKERPMRVVSELASGARLVRYAFGPLDTAAYLVSRRGAERLAAYCTQLFTPLDLMMDRSYDHGVPVYGVMPYPVHAEFCMDPEHPLFSDIGTRGKFADDITLLERITVRLHRIVGSVKRQLSALMLRFSSAP; encoded by the coding sequence ATGCCGCACATCAAGGCGTTCGTCATCAACGTTGCTTCCAACACCTACCGCCGCGACCATTTTATGGCGCAGGCGGAACGGCTCGGCATGCCCGTCACGGTCTTTGACGCGGTGACGCCGCAGACGATGGATATGTCGGAGCTTCGCTACGACGAGGGGCGGGCGCGCCGGTTCACCGGCCGGCCGATGATGGAGACAGAAAAGGCATGTGCCCTCAGCCATCTCAGCCTGTGGCGCGCGCTGCAGCGGGACGAGATCGCCGATTATTACCTTATCCTTGAGGACGACGCTGTCATTGCCAGGGATATCGCGGCCGTGCTCGCGGAAATCGATCTGGCGCCTATCGATTTTCTCAAACTCAGTGGCAAGAAGGAGCGGCCGATGCGGGTCGTTTCCGAACTTGCGAGCGGCGCGCGGCTCGTCCGCTACGCCTTCGGGCCGCTCGATACGGCTGCCTACCTGGTTTCCAGGCGCGGGGCTGAGCGCCTTGCGGCCTATTGCACGCAACTGTTCACACCGCTCGACCTGATGATGGACCGGTCTTACGATCACGGCGTGCCGGTCTATGGCGTCATGCCTTATCCCGTCCATGCCGAGTTCTGCATGGACCCCGAGCATCCGCTGTTCAGCGATATCGGTACCCGCGGCAAGTTCGCTGACGATATCACCCTTCTGGAGCGCATCACGGTCCGCCTCCACAGGATCGTCGGCAGCGTGAAGCGCCAGCTTTCGGCGCTGATGCTGCGATTCAGTTCGGCTCCGTAA
- a CDS encoding esterase-like activity of phytase family protein, giving the protein MKILLTTLLMLSAGAAAAAEPGKTVSVDCPINDCENAISLTFVSEAAIETGTAFDEVEFGGISGLDYDAATGHYIAISDDRSQKAPARFYKLDIAAGKDGIGDVTVVRTVTLKDKDGSTFAEKAVDPEQIRVLPEGLIWSSEGDANAMIAPFVRITARDGTFVREFALPDGFAPTTDKTSGIRNNNAFESIALLPSGDVLVANESALSQDGPISTLTTASPTRIVRYDAKSGTPAGQYVYMIDPIPHAPIDGGQWNDNGVSDMMALDEHRLLVAERSFAENAGFTIRLFLVDLRGATDVSAVPALATSEETIVPVAKSLVLDLGAIGLKPDNIEAMTVGRDADGNDLLVLASDNNFNAEQKTQFLAFAIGTAPLASH; this is encoded by the coding sequence ATGAAAATCCTGCTCACAACCCTTCTGATGCTTTCCGCCGGCGCTGCCGCGGCGGCAGAACCGGGCAAGACGGTCTCCGTCGATTGCCCGATCAACGATTGCGAGAATGCCATCAGCCTGACCTTTGTCAGCGAGGCGGCAATCGAAACCGGGACCGCCTTCGACGAGGTCGAATTCGGCGGCATCTCCGGGCTCGACTATGATGCCGCAACCGGCCACTACATCGCCATCTCGGATGACCGCTCGCAAAAGGCACCCGCACGCTTCTACAAACTCGACATCGCCGCCGGCAAGGACGGCATCGGCGATGTCACCGTGGTCCGCACGGTGACGCTGAAGGACAAGGACGGCAGCACCTTCGCCGAAAAGGCCGTCGATCCCGAACAGATCCGTGTCCTCCCGGAGGGCCTTATCTGGTCAAGCGAGGGCGATGCCAACGCGATGATCGCGCCCTTCGTTCGCATCACCGCGCGCGACGGCACCTTCGTCCGCGAATTCGCCCTGCCCGATGGTTTCGCCCCGACAACGGACAAGACCAGCGGCATTCGCAACAACAACGCCTTCGAAAGCATTGCCCTGCTGCCTTCCGGCGATGTGCTCGTCGCAAATGAATCTGCGCTCTCTCAGGACGGCCCGATCTCGACGCTGACAACGGCGAGCCCGACCCGCATCGTGCGTTATGATGCCAAAAGCGGCACGCCCGCCGGTCAGTATGTCTACATGATCGACCCGATCCCGCATGCCCCGATCGATGGCGGACAATGGAACGATAACGGCGTTTCGGACATGATGGCGCTCGACGAACACCGGCTTCTCGTGGCCGAGCGCAGCTTTGCTGAGAATGCCGGCTTCACCATCCGCCTGTTCCTCGTCGACCTTCGCGGCGCGACGGATGTTTCCGCCGTACCGGCGCTTGCCACAAGCGAAGAAACCATCGTGCCGGTGGCGAAGTCGCTGGTCCTTGACCTCGGTGCGATCGGCCTCAAGCCGGACAATATCGAGGCGATGACCGTGGGCAGGGATGCCGATGGCAACGACCTGCTCGTGCTGGCCTCCGACAACAACTTCAATGCCGAGCAGAAGACCCAGTTCCTCGCCTTCGCGATCGGGACCGCGCCGCTTGCCAGCCATTGA
- the parE gene encoding DNA topoisomerase IV subunit B — MDNSKDLFADLSGTNKKAGTPPEEPSRPAPEPPRARASAEAPSGDYGASSIRVLEGLEPVRMRPGMYIGGTDEKALHHLFAEVIDNSMDEAVAGHADFIDVYLDTDGTLTVTDNGRGIPVENHPQVPGKSTLEVIMTKLHAGGKFDGKAYETSGGLHGVGVSVVNALSDMLEVEVARDRRLWRQTFSRGVPQSGLEDLGPVQNRRGTRTRFHPDPEIFGARARFDPARIFRMARSKAYLFGGVEIRWSCEPSLVEGKEDVPAKAVFHFPDGLKDYLAATIGKDFTVTREMFAGKTEKTGGHGAVEWAVAWYGGDPNVHSYCNTVPTPEGGTHEAGLRQALMRGLRNYAEMIGNKRGAQITTDDVMISAIGMLSVFIREPEFVGQTKDRLATVEAQRIVENALRDPFDLYLSANPAEAEKLLDWVIERAEERLRRRKEREVNRKTAVKKLRLPGKLADCSQNTAAGAELFLVEGDSAGGSAKQARNRTNQAILPLRGKILNVASAGRDKFTANQLLADLIQALGCGTRTKYREEDLRYERIVIMTDADVDGAHIASLLITFFYTEMPELIRQGHLYLAVPPLYKLAQGGKTAYARDDAHREELMRTMFNGRGKVEISRFKGLGEMLPAQLKETTMDPKKRTLLRVDIDEVDFEGTKTAVEDLMGTKAEARFRFIQDNAAFAENLDI, encoded by the coding sequence GTGGATAACAGCAAAGATCTTTTCGCCGATCTGTCCGGAACGAACAAGAAAGCCGGAACGCCGCCGGAAGAGCCCTCGCGCCCTGCGCCCGAGCCGCCGCGTGCGCGCGCTTCTGCGGAAGCGCCCTCCGGTGATTATGGCGCCTCGTCGATCCGCGTGCTCGAGGGGCTCGAGCCCGTGCGCATGCGGCCCGGCATGTATATCGGCGGCACGGACGAGAAGGCCCTGCACCATCTCTTCGCCGAGGTGATCGACAACTCGATGGACGAAGCGGTGGCCGGCCATGCCGATTTCATCGACGTCTATCTCGACACCGACGGCACGCTGACCGTCACCGACAACGGTCGCGGCATACCGGTGGAAAACCATCCGCAGGTCCCCGGCAAGTCGACACTCGAAGTGATCATGACCAAGCTCCATGCCGGCGGCAAGTTCGATGGCAAGGCCTACGAGACCTCGGGCGGTCTGCATGGCGTCGGTGTCTCGGTGGTCAACGCGCTTTCCGACATGCTGGAAGTCGAGGTCGCCCGCGACCGGCGGCTCTGGCGCCAGACGTTTTCACGCGGCGTGCCGCAGAGCGGGCTGGAAGACCTCGGCCCTGTCCAGAACCGTCGCGGCACCCGCACGCGGTTTCACCCCGATCCCGAGATCTTCGGCGCCCGCGCCCGCTTCGATCCGGCCCGCATCTTCCGCATGGCGCGCTCCAAGGCCTATCTCTTCGGCGGCGTCGAAATCCGCTGGTCCTGCGAACCGTCGCTGGTCGAGGGCAAGGAGGACGTTCCGGCAAAAGCCGTGTTCCACTTCCCCGACGGGCTGAAGGACTATCTCGCCGCCACCATCGGCAAGGATTTCACCGTCACCCGCGAGATGTTCGCCGGCAAGACGGAAAAGACCGGCGGCCACGGCGCCGTCGAATGGGCCGTTGCCTGGTATGGCGGCGACCCCAATGTCCATTCCTACTGCAACACCGTGCCGACTCCCGAGGGCGGCACGCATGAGGCCGGCCTGCGCCAGGCGCTGATGCGCGGGCTCAGAAACTATGCCGAGATGATCGGCAACAAGCGGGGCGCCCAGATCACTACCGACGACGTGATGATTTCGGCGATCGGCATGCTGTCGGTTTTCATCCGCGAGCCGGAATTCGTCGGCCAGACCAAAGACCGGCTGGCGACCGTTGAAGCCCAGCGCATCGTCGAGAACGCGCTACGCGATCCCTTCGATCTCTACCTCTCGGCCAATCCGGCGGAAGCGGAAAAGCTGCTCGACTGGGTGATCGAGCGCGCCGAGGAGCGGCTGCGCCGCCGCAAGGAGCGCGAGGTCAACCGCAAAACCGCAGTCAAAAAGCTGCGCCTTCCGGGCAAGCTTGCCGACTGCTCGCAGAACACCGCTGCAGGCGCAGAGCTCTTCCTCGTCGAGGGCGATTCGGCTGGCGGCTCGGCCAAGCAGGCGCGCAACCGCACCAATCAGGCGATCCTGCCGCTCAGAGGCAAGATCCTGAACGTGGCCAGTGCCGGCCGCGACAAATTCACCGCCAACCAGCTTCTTGCCGATCTCATCCAGGCGCTCGGCTGCGGCACGCGGACGAAGTACCGTGAAGAGGACCTGCGCTACGAACGCATCGTCATCATGACCGATGCCGACGTCGACGGCGCCCACATTGCCTCGCTTCTGATCACCTTCTTCTACACGGAGATGCCGGAGTTGATCCGGCAGGGGCACCTCTATCTGGCCGTCCCGCCACTCTACAAGCTGGCCCAGGGCGGCAAGACCGCCTATGCCCGCGACGACGCTCACCGCGAGGAACTGATGCGGACGATGTTCAACGGGCGCGGCAAGGTCGAGATCAGCCGGTTCAAGGGGCTTGGCGAGATGCTTCCGGCTCAGCTCAAGGAAACCACGATGGACCCCAAGAAGCGCACGCTTTTGAGGGTCGATATCGACGAGGTCGACTTCGAGGGCACCAAGACCGCGGTGGAGGACCTGATGGGCACCAAGGCCGAGGCACGGTTCCGCTTCATCCAGGACAACGCCGCCTTCGCGGAAAACCTCGATATCTGA
- a CDS encoding winged helix-turn-helix transcriptional regulator, producing the protein MDLTTSNDRIRHVFGECRRVAPVLARVGDKWSVLVIMALIDGPCRFNALKRRIDGISQQMLTRVLKLLERDGMVTRTTYPTNPPQVEYALTELGLSLSEPVMALGSWVRGNIDRIEDARERYDGRVGAGPA; encoded by the coding sequence ATGGATTTGACCACCAGCAATGACAGGATCAGGCATGTTTTCGGCGAATGCCGCCGGGTGGCGCCGGTTCTCGCGCGGGTCGGCGACAAGTGGTCGGTGCTGGTCATCATGGCGCTGATCGACGGCCCCTGCCGGTTCAATGCACTGAAGCGGCGAATCGACGGCATCTCGCAACAGATGCTCACCCGGGTTCTGAAGCTTTTGGAACGCGACGGCATGGTGACCCGAACCACCTATCCAACCAATCCCCCACAGGTCGAATATGCCCTGACGGAGCTGGGCCTGTCGCTGAGCGAACCGGTGATGGCGCTGGGAAGCTGGGTGCGGGGAAATATCGACCGTATCGAGGATGCGCGGGAGCGCTATGACGGTCGGGTCGGCGCTGGACCGGCCTGA
- the tpiA gene encoding triose-phosphate isomerase, translated as MTSDIRPLVAGNWKMNGTRSSLDQIRAIAHGVSGPLSRKLDALICPPATLLYVATTLTVDTRLMIGAQDCHQKARTGAHTGDISAEMIRDCFATHVIVGHSERRQEYGESNHRVLLKARAAYDQGLTAIICIGETREERAEGRTMEVLHRQLRGSLPDDATAANTIIAYEPVWAIGTGQTPRADEVAKVHARIRADLVARFGEGGETIRLLYGGSVNPGNAKELLGIPHVNGALIGGASLKAADFLSIYHAYEDILSSVEA; from the coding sequence ATGACGTCCGATATCCGCCCGCTCGTGGCCGGCAACTGGAAAATGAACGGAACGCGGTCCTCGCTTGACCAGATTCGCGCGATTGCGCACGGGGTCAGCGGTCCGCTTTCGCGCAAACTCGACGCCCTGATCTGCCCGCCGGCGACGCTTCTCTACGTGGCGACGACGCTGACGGTGGACACGCGCCTGATGATCGGCGCCCAGGATTGCCACCAGAAGGCACGCACCGGCGCCCATACCGGCGATATCTCCGCCGAGATGATCCGCGATTGCTTTGCCACCCATGTCATCGTCGGCCATTCCGAGCGGCGCCAGGAATATGGCGAGAGCAATCATCGCGTATTGCTGAAGGCCCGCGCCGCCTACGACCAGGGGCTGACCGCGATCATCTGCATCGGCGAGACCCGCGAAGAGCGGGCCGAGGGCCGGACGATGGAGGTGCTCCACCGCCAGCTCCGTGGTTCGCTGCCCGATGATGCGACGGCGGCCAACACGATCATCGCCTATGAGCCGGTCTGGGCCATCGGCACCGGTCAGACGCCGCGGGCCGATGAAGTGGCGAAGGTGCATGCGCGCATCAGGGCCGACCTTGTCGCGCGTTTCGGCGAGGGCGGGGAGACGATACGCCTGCTCTATGGCGGCTCGGTCAATCCGGGCAATGCGAAGGAGCTTCTCGGCATCCCGCATGTCAACGGCGCCCTCATTGGCGGTGCCAGCTTGAAGGCGGCCGACTTCCTCTCCATCTATCACGCATACGAGGATATCCTGTCGTCCGTCGAGGCCTGA
- a CDS encoding patatin-like phospholipase family protein yields the protein MASRRNFLLASGATLVAGKAFAEGAAPTSGTASAGDGFALALGGGAAKAFAHIPYLESLDSLGIRPKQVAGTSMGSILGALYCSGMSGQQIREYTLDLFSERQSLFKRLLIDSGDTWGSLVNLFRPAVIEPEVLLAAALPLDFPADFADLGIPLTVVATDFYDQAEYVMRSGPLLSAIAASSALPVLLTPVQRDGRVLIDGGFVNPTPFDLLDNAAYATIAIDVTGTTTERSDDIPSSFETWAGSLAITQHSIVMEKLKYARPDLFIAPAVGSFSPMDFFAIEDILVAADREQDAFKRRVAALVDINKI from the coding sequence ATGGCTTCCCGTCGAAACTTCCTCCTGGCCAGCGGCGCCACACTGGTCGCCGGAAAGGCCTTCGCCGAAGGAGCCGCACCGACCAGCGGAACGGCGTCCGCCGGCGATGGATTCGCGCTGGCGCTAGGCGGCGGCGCGGCCAAGGCCTTCGCCCATATCCCCTATCTTGAGAGCCTCGACAGCCTCGGCATCCGACCGAAGCAGGTGGCCGGCACATCGATGGGCTCGATCCTCGGCGCGCTCTATTGTTCCGGCATGAGCGGGCAGCAGATCCGCGAGTACACGCTCGATCTCTTTTCCGAGCGCCAGTCGCTCTTCAAGCGACTGCTGATCGACAGCGGCGACACCTGGGGTTCGCTCGTCAACCTTTTCCGCCCGGCTGTCATCGAGCCGGAGGTGCTGCTTGCTGCGGCGCTGCCTCTCGATTTTCCGGCGGACTTTGCCGATCTCGGCATTCCGCTGACGGTCGTCGCCACCGATTTCTACGATCAGGCCGAATATGTCATGCGCTCGGGTCCGCTGCTCTCGGCGATCGCCGCCTCCTCGGCGCTGCCGGTTCTGCTGACGCCGGTGCAGCGCGACGGACGGGTGCTGATCGACGGCGGCTTCGTCAACCCGACGCCGTTCGACCTGCTCGACAATGCCGCCTATGCCACCATTGCCATCGACGTGACCGGCACAACAACGGAAAGATCCGACGACATCCCTAGCTCGTTCGAAACCTGGGCTGGTTCGCTTGCCATCACCCAGCACTCGATCGTCATGGAAAAACTCAAATACGCGCGGCCGGACCTGTTCATCGCTCCGGCCGTCGGCAGCTTCTCACCGATGGACTTTTTCGCGATCGAAGACATTCTCGTCGCGGCAGACAGAGAACAGGACGCTTTCAAGCGCAGGGTCGCCGCGCTTGTCGATATCAACAAAATCTAG
- the secG gene encoding preprotein translocase subunit SecG gives MQTVLIVIHLIIVVALAGVILIQRSEGGGLGIGGGSGFMTARGTANALTRTTAILAALFFVTSLGLGILARYQDNPSDILDRIEQNASTDEQGILDQLGGSITSETPATDGSAVPTSGDSAAPATDAPAVSTPAQDSNATGVPTGD, from the coding sequence ATGCAGACGGTACTGATCGTAATTCATCTGATAATTGTCGTGGCGCTCGCCGGTGTCATCCTCATCCAGAGGTCGGAAGGCGGCGGTCTCGGCATCGGCGGTGGCTCCGGTTTCATGACGGCGCGCGGCACGGCGAATGCGTTGACGCGCACGACCGCCATTCTCGCGGCGCTGTTCTTCGTGACCTCGCTCGGGCTCGGCATCCTCGCCCGTTATCAGGACAACCCCTCCGACATTCTCGACCGGATCGAGCAGAACGCGTCGACCGACGAGCAGGGCATCCTTGACCAGCTTGGCGGCTCGATCACTTCCGAGACACCGGCAACCGACGGCTCGGCGGTTCCGACCTCCGGCGACAGCGCGGCACCCGCGACGGACGCTCCGGCGGTCAGCACGCCGGCGCAGGATTCGAACGCCACCGGCGTTCCCACCGGCGACTGA
- a CDS encoding L,D-transpeptidase, which translates to MLVSNTMSRRTFLLGAVSTTAVLAGCVSDRTVTPSMPAVPPSPRVQGSPYTVAELNEMYGQKEDGGFIIPAVPWNQIDPMYYRQEVQDPTGKAPGTVVVDTPNRFLYLVGENGKAMRYGVGIGRAGFSWGGNGVIKWKQEWPKWFPPKEMIERDPKLEIYSEKNGGMEGGPMNPLGARALYIFENGKDTLYRVHGNPEWTSIGKAVSSGCIRMLNQDVIDLYNRVNNLPTPIVVLQ; encoded by the coding sequence ATGCTCGTTTCCAACACGATGTCGCGCCGAACTTTCCTCCTCGGCGCCGTATCTACCACTGCCGTTCTGGCGGGCTGCGTAAGCGACCGCACCGTAACGCCGTCCATGCCCGCGGTTCCTCCTTCCCCGCGTGTTCAGGGCTCTCCCTACACTGTTGCAGAACTCAACGAGATGTATGGCCAGAAGGAAGACGGCGGTTTCATCATTCCGGCCGTGCCGTGGAACCAGATCGATCCGATGTACTACCGCCAGGAAGTGCAGGACCCGACCGGCAAGGCTCCCGGCACCGTCGTGGTCGATACCCCCAACCGTTTCCTCTACCTCGTCGGCGAGAATGGCAAGGCCATGCGCTACGGTGTCGGCATCGGCCGCGCCGGCTTCTCCTGGGGCGGCAATGGCGTCATCAAGTGGAAGCAGGAATGGCCGAAGTGGTTCCCGCCGAAGGAAATGATCGAGCGCGATCCGAAGCTCGAGATCTATTCGGAGAAGAACGGCGGCATGGAAGGCGGTCCGATGAACCCGCTCGGCGCCCGCGCGCTCTATATCTTCGAGAACGGTAAGGACACGCTCTATCGCGTTCACGGCAACCCGGAATGGACCTCCATCGGCAAGGCCGTTTCCTCAGGCTGCATCCGCATGCTGAACCAGGATGTCATCGACCTTTACAACCGTGTGAACAACCTGCCGACGCCGATCGTCGTGCTTCAGTAA